A stretch of Anaeromyxobacter dehalogenans 2CP-1 DNA encodes these proteins:
- a CDS encoding sigma 54-interacting transcriptional regulator, whose product MRRTNLGEAERGDAGGVAADGLVAESPRMRRLLADVARIAPRDVTVLLRGETGTGKERVASLLHARSRRAAGPLVRCNCAAIAAELADAELFGAVRGAFTGAVESRRGFFSAADGGTLVLDEIGELPRALQPKLLRALQEGELQPVGAGRVERVDVRVVACTNRDLEAEVRAGRFREDLYYRLAVVELVVPPLRDRREDLPRLAVDLARELGQRFGVERVRLSPALLGRLQQADWPGNVRQLENAIARMIALCPGPVLGPEAIAVVFPTASGAARDTAPVARSAPPLEELPLRAQLDGLERRVIAAMLAATGGNQSAAARRLGLARTVLIDRLKKYGLL is encoded by the coding sequence ATGCGTCGCACGAACCTGGGCGAGGCGGAGCGAGGCGACGCCGGGGGCGTCGCGGCGGACGGGCTCGTGGCCGAGTCGCCGCGGATGCGCCGGCTGCTGGCGGACGTCGCGCGGATCGCGCCGAGGGACGTGACGGTCCTGCTGCGGGGCGAGACCGGCACCGGGAAGGAGCGGGTGGCGTCGCTCCTCCACGCGCGGAGCCGCCGCGCGGCGGGACCGCTCGTCCGGTGCAACTGCGCGGCGATCGCGGCCGAGCTGGCGGACGCGGAGCTGTTCGGCGCGGTGCGCGGCGCGTTCACCGGCGCGGTCGAGTCGCGCCGCGGGTTCTTCTCGGCGGCCGACGGCGGCACGCTGGTGCTCGACGAGATCGGCGAGCTGCCCCGCGCGCTGCAGCCCAAGCTCCTGCGCGCGCTGCAGGAGGGCGAGCTGCAGCCGGTGGGCGCCGGCCGGGTCGAGCGCGTGGACGTGCGCGTGGTCGCGTGCACCAACCGCGACCTGGAGGCGGAGGTGCGCGCCGGCCGCTTCCGCGAGGACCTCTACTACCGCCTCGCGGTGGTGGAGCTCGTCGTGCCCCCGCTGCGCGACCGCCGCGAGGACCTGCCGCGCCTCGCGGTCGACCTCGCGCGCGAGCTCGGTCAGCGGTTCGGGGTCGAGCGCGTGCGGCTCTCGCCCGCGCTGCTCGGGCGCCTGCAGCAGGCGGACTGGCCCGGCAACGTCCGCCAGCTCGAGAACGCGATCGCGCGCATGATCGCGCTCTGCCCGGGCCCGGTGCTCGGGCCCGAGGCGATCGCGGTCGTGTTCCCGACCGCCTCCGGCGCCGCGCGCGACACGGCGCCCGTCGCCCGGAGCGCGCCCCCGCTGGAGGAGCTGCCGCTGCGGGCGCAGCTCGACGGGCTGGAGCGGCGGGTGATCGCGGCGATGCTGGCCGCGACCGGCGGGAACCAGTCGGCCGCGGCCCGCCGGCTCGGCCTCGCCCGGACCGTGCTGATCGATCGCCTGAAGAAGTACGGCCTCCTGTGA
- a CDS encoding CCA tRNA nucleotidyltransferase, whose amino-acid sequence MRPPAALEQARFPEAILDVLRRLSAAGHRSWLVGGAVRDLLLHRPRAATDFDVATPATPRQVMALFRRVIPTGIDHGTVTVLVGDEKVEVTTFRGEGDYVDGRRPASVTFLAELEADLARRDFTMNAMAYDPLQADFRDPFDGRVDMSRRRIRAVGEPAARFGEDGLRAMRAVRFAAQLGYRLDPATRAAIPGALEVVRKVSVERVAEELSRLVLAAHAGPALLLLRRTGLLGVVLPAIAALPLSAYRHAASVVRHAPAEPALRLAALLHGVGPEEASKIVFGLRLPRRLSDEVGTLLRAYACPAARHPAALPDAPADIRRWLARTGPQRVPAVFELVSAELRTLSPAHRAAVAPEVSRARAAIDAELAAAPPLATGDLALDGRAVMSLLGEGPGPHVGEALHHLLDRVLEDPAQNTREALAAELRRWWAGRTGAL is encoded by the coding sequence ATGCGGCCGCCCGCCGCCCTCGAGCAGGCGCGCTTCCCCGAGGCGATCCTGGACGTGCTCCGCCGCCTCTCGGCCGCGGGGCACCGCTCCTGGCTGGTCGGCGGGGCGGTCCGCGACCTGCTCCTGCACCGCCCCCGCGCCGCCACCGACTTCGACGTCGCCACGCCGGCCACGCCGCGGCAGGTCATGGCGCTGTTCCGGCGCGTCATCCCGACGGGCATCGACCACGGCACCGTCACCGTGCTGGTGGGCGACGAGAAGGTCGAGGTCACCACGTTCCGCGGGGAGGGCGACTACGTGGACGGCCGCCGTCCGGCCTCGGTGACGTTCCTGGCCGAGCTCGAGGCGGACCTGGCCCGGCGCGACTTCACCATGAACGCGATGGCGTACGATCCGCTCCAGGCGGACTTCCGCGATCCGTTCGACGGCCGCGTGGACATGAGCCGCCGGCGCATCCGCGCGGTCGGCGAGCCGGCCGCGCGCTTCGGCGAGGACGGCCTCCGCGCCATGCGCGCCGTCCGCTTCGCGGCGCAGCTCGGCTACCGCCTCGACCCTGCCACCCGCGCCGCCATCCCCGGCGCGCTCGAGGTGGTCCGCAAGGTGAGCGTGGAGCGCGTCGCCGAGGAGCTGTCGCGGCTCGTGCTCGCCGCGCACGCCGGGCCCGCGCTGCTGCTGCTCCGCCGCACCGGGCTCCTCGGGGTGGTGCTGCCCGCCATCGCCGCGCTCCCGCTCTCCGCCTACCGGCACGCGGCCTCGGTGGTCCGTCACGCCCCCGCCGAGCCGGCGCTGCGGCTCGCGGCGCTGCTGCACGGGGTTGGCCCCGAGGAGGCCTCGAAGATCGTGTTCGGCCTGCGGCTCCCCCGCCGCCTGTCCGACGAGGTCGGGACGCTCCTCCGGGCGTACGCCTGCCCGGCGGCGCGCCACCCGGCCGCGCTGCCGGACGCGCCGGCGGACATCCGGCGGTGGCTCGCGCGCACGGGCCCGCAGCGCGTGCCGGCGGTGTTCGAGCTGGTGTCGGCGGAGCTCCGCACGCTCTCGCCCGCGCACCGCGCCGCGGTCGCGCCGGAGGTCTCGCGGGCGCGCGCGGCCATCGACGCCGAGCTCGCGGCGGCGCCACCGCTCGCCACCGGCGACCTCGCCCTGGATGGGCGTGCGGTGATGTCGCTGCTGGGTGAGGGGCCCGGTCCCCACGTCGGCGAGGCGCTCCACCACCTGCTCGACCGGGTGCTGGAGGATCCTGCGCAGAACACGCGCGAGGCGCTCGCGGCCGAGCTGCGCCGATGGTGGGCCGGTCGGACCGGGGCCTTATAA
- a CDS encoding PAS domain-containing sensor histidine kinase codes for MPSPALGDGRGAAEVVLESHFLLRAVFEEAPVGIGMLDPGFRFVRVNPKLAALNGIPAEAHLGRTPRELFPALPIDDLEAIWRRVLDTGKPVLGYEFCGETPAAPGKTRWWREDWFPVVAHGRVVGLAFVVAEVTEERRAGELQRLLVGIVGHDLRNPLAVITTSARLLFAGGLGAREADAVRRIDRAARRIEALARDLLDYTCMRGGGSLGVRPRPGADLSRIVEAAAEEARVAYPGVVLECSAGPDVQGEWDEDRLAQLAGNLLSNAAKYGTRGEPVVARVYADGDEVVLEVHNGGTPIPVERLPRVFDGLSQWTDERMRQGGIGLGLFICREIVRAHGGTIEIASTEADGTTVRVQLPRSAPGPDGGVATPRGAG; via the coding sequence GTGCCCTCTCCAGCGCTCGGCGACGGTCGAGGCGCGGCCGAGGTCGTGCTCGAGTCGCACTTCCTCCTTCGCGCGGTGTTCGAGGAGGCCCCCGTCGGCATCGGGATGCTCGACCCGGGCTTCCGGTTCGTGCGCGTGAACCCGAAGCTCGCTGCGCTCAACGGGATCCCTGCCGAGGCACACCTCGGCAGGACACCGCGCGAGCTGTTTCCGGCGCTCCCGATCGACGACCTGGAGGCGATCTGGCGCCGCGTGCTGGACACCGGGAAGCCGGTGCTCGGCTACGAGTTCTGCGGCGAGACGCCGGCCGCGCCGGGCAAGACCCGGTGGTGGCGGGAGGACTGGTTCCCGGTCGTGGCGCACGGGCGCGTGGTCGGCCTCGCCTTCGTGGTCGCCGAGGTGACCGAGGAGAGGCGCGCGGGGGAGCTGCAGCGTCTCCTCGTGGGCATCGTGGGCCACGACCTGCGAAACCCGCTGGCGGTGATCACGACCAGCGCCCGGCTGCTGTTCGCGGGCGGGCTCGGCGCGCGAGAGGCGGACGCGGTCCGGCGCATCGACCGGGCGGCGCGCCGCATCGAGGCGCTGGCTCGCGACCTCCTCGACTACACGTGCATGAGGGGCGGTGGCAGCCTCGGCGTGAGGCCTCGGCCCGGGGCCGACCTGTCCCGGATCGTCGAGGCCGCCGCCGAGGAGGCCCGGGTCGCCTACCCGGGCGTGGTCCTCGAGTGCAGCGCGGGCCCCGACGTGCAGGGCGAGTGGGACGAGGATCGGTTGGCCCAGCTCGCCGGGAACCTGCTGTCGAACGCGGCCAAGTACGGGACGCGCGGCGAGCCCGTGGTGGCGCGCGTGTACGCCGACGGCGACGAGGTGGTCCTGGAGGTCCACAACGGCGGCACTCCCATCCCGGTCGAGCGCCTTCCGCGCGTGTTCGACGGCCTCTCGCAGTGGACCGACGAGCGGATGCGGCAGGGCGGCATCGGCCTCGGGCTGTTCATCTGCCGCGAGATCGTGCGCGCGCACGGGGGCACCATCGAGATCGCCTCGACCGAGGCCGACGGGACCACCGTGCGCGTCCAGCTGCCGCGGAGCGCGCCCGGGCCCGACGGCGGGGTCGCGACGCCTCGCGGCGCCGGCTGA
- a CDS encoding phage tail protein, which translates to MWLVAGSVAGATPARGQLLSISSNTALFSLLGTLYGGDGRTTFALPDLSQAAPNGLTYVICTQGIFPARL; encoded by the coding sequence GTGTGGCTCGTCGCCGGCTCCGTCGCGGGCGCGACGCCGGCGCGCGGGCAGCTGCTGTCGATCAGCTCGAACACCGCGCTGTTCTCGCTGCTCGGGACGCTGTACGGCGGCGACGGCAGGACCACGTTCGCGCTGCCCGACCTCAGCCAGGCGGCCCCGAACGGCCTCACCTACGTCATCTGCACCCAGGGCATCTTCCCGGCGCGCCTCTGA
- a CDS encoding TolC family protein, with protein MIRTTLLAALAAIPLAVRAEAPLTLAAALAEAERASPDLVAARARLDQARAASDRVRAGYLPQVKAGATYTRNSEEAKLELPVGYTIRDVGTPTSGAGLPGAPTSYAVVPSQVVGATIQARDQLGAQLELTQAILAPQLWFAIDAAGASARASAQQAEAARRELRFGVAQAFYGAAAAEQAVQVQERQLSVASLHERDAQVQVQAGTAARIVLLRAQIDRARAEEDLVRARNGLAGAKSTLAALLGRGEATDFALAQPPAPDLPADLSPLEDEAVRLRPELRAAGAAVEAATASRRAETARYLPTLGAFGQARWSSVAGFTGKEESWAAGLSLQWELFDGGAREASRREAGARLVEAEAARASLALQARDEVRRARLDLASARANRAKAEEQVALARENQRLVEVAFRAGQATSLEATDANVALATAELGAVNEGLAADLAALRLLRAAGRYGG; from the coding sequence ATGATCCGCACCACCCTCCTCGCGGCCCTGGCCGCGATCCCGCTCGCCGTCCGCGCCGAGGCGCCGCTCACGCTCGCCGCGGCGCTCGCGGAGGCCGAACGCGCCAGCCCCGACCTCGTCGCAGCCCGCGCGCGGCTCGACCAGGCGCGCGCCGCGTCCGACCGCGTCCGCGCCGGCTACCTGCCGCAGGTGAAGGCCGGCGCCACGTACACCCGCAACTCCGAGGAGGCGAAGCTGGAGCTGCCGGTCGGCTATACGATCCGCGACGTGGGGACGCCGACCTCGGGGGCGGGCCTGCCCGGCGCCCCGACGTCCTACGCGGTCGTCCCGTCGCAGGTGGTGGGCGCGACCATCCAGGCGCGGGATCAGCTCGGCGCGCAGCTCGAGCTCACCCAGGCCATCCTCGCGCCGCAGCTCTGGTTCGCGATCGACGCGGCCGGCGCGAGCGCGCGCGCCTCGGCCCAGCAGGCGGAGGCGGCGCGGCGCGAGCTGCGGTTCGGCGTGGCGCAGGCGTTCTACGGCGCCGCCGCGGCGGAGCAGGCGGTGCAGGTCCAGGAGCGGCAGCTCTCGGTGGCGAGCCTGCACGAGCGCGACGCGCAGGTGCAGGTGCAGGCCGGCACGGCCGCTCGCATCGTGCTGCTGCGCGCGCAGATCGACCGGGCCCGGGCCGAGGAGGACCTCGTCCGCGCGCGCAACGGGCTCGCCGGCGCGAAGAGCACGCTCGCGGCGCTGCTCGGCCGCGGGGAGGCCACGGACTTCGCGCTGGCGCAGCCCCCTGCGCCGGACCTGCCCGCCGACCTCTCGCCGCTCGAGGACGAGGCGGTGCGCCTGCGGCCGGAGCTGCGGGCCGCCGGCGCCGCCGTCGAGGCGGCGACGGCCTCGCGGCGGGCGGAGACCGCGCGCTACCTGCCCACGCTCGGCGCCTTCGGCCAGGCGCGCTGGTCGAGCGTCGCCGGCTTCACCGGCAAGGAGGAGAGCTGGGCGGCGGGGCTGTCGCTCCAGTGGGAGCTGTTCGACGGCGGCGCCCGCGAGGCCAGCCGGCGCGAGGCGGGCGCGCGGCTCGTCGAGGCGGAGGCCGCCCGCGCCTCGCTGGCGCTGCAGGCCCGCGACGAGGTGCGCCGCGCGCGCCTGGATCTCGCCTCGGCCCGTGCGAACCGGGCGAAGGCCGAGGAGCAGGTGGCGCTCGCCCGCGAGAACCAGCGCCTGGTGGAGGTCGCGTTCCGCGCCGGTCAGGCGACGTCCCTCGAGGCGACCGACGCGAACGTGGCGCTCGCCACCGCCGAGCTGGGCGCGGTGAACGAGGGGCTCGCCGCGGATCTCGCGGCGCTGCGGCTCCTGCGTGCGGCGGGGAGGTACGGCGGGTGA
- a CDS encoding efflux RND transporter permease subunit: MDVIKTFITRPVFTAMLVLAVVVFGLNAYPKIGVDQFPDVDIPVVTVTTVLPGADPESIERDVSDPLEEALNGLAGLESMRSVNVESVSQVILQFSLETKVDVAAQDVRDRVQATLSKLPDDADQPIVEKLDVGAAPILTLALSGPVPPEELTRLADDVLKPALQRQGGVGSVEVVGGREREIRILVDPARLRTFGVAASEVAQAVRGGSVDVPAGRAEDPRAEVVVKVSGEARSVDELRDLVVANPGGAPVRLRDVADVVDGPAEARSAAADDGRPAVALVVKKQSGANTVQVAERVTGALAGMQQLLPEGAQLRVVRDNSKFIRASIDGVKEDLVLGGLLAVAIVLLFLRSWRTTIVSALALPTSVIGTFAAMHALGYTFNVITMLALTLSIGLLIDDAIVVIENISRHAEHGEPPVRAAHAGTKEIALAVLAVTLAILAVFVPVAFMEGIVGRFFSAFGMTVAVAVAISYLVSMTLTPMASAYVLRAHGEPGRISRAIERALAAVERFYRRVLGWALDHVPATLAIAVALLVATVGLGRFLQFTFIPAQDMSELKVTLELPAGTPLERTARELEALRAQLAAVPGVTHVFTTAGGGVQEEVHKGELTVTVVPIAERSYSQEDVKAWLRSGLRRPADAQVAVQDIAMLAGSGSRPQPVQFNVRGQDWAEVVAAAEKVRAHMGASPLFSDVDSTYRPGKPQVTVRVDRERAASLGIPVATLGTSVRAYLGGDDFAKFRQGTDSYDIRLRLPPDARGADRLGELTVRSAAGQLVELRNVASLVEEPTLSQIDRQEQLRQVTLLADLPQGASLGAAMQDLSAFAAKELPPTVITDFEGQGKELGKTAGAFVQALLLGVVLVYMILAAQFGSLLDPFTIMLSLPFAVIGALGALLATGQFMSIFALIGMIMLMGLVTKNGILLVEFANQLRERGRSARDALLEAGPIRLRPILMTTVAMIAGMVPVALARGDGAEMRVPMAIAIIGGLVTSTILTLVVVPVFYQLLDRLKRRRRVELLESPPEVERPTGT, encoded by the coding sequence ATGGACGTGATCAAGACCTTCATCACCCGGCCGGTGTTCACCGCGATGCTCGTGCTCGCGGTGGTCGTCTTCGGCCTGAACGCGTACCCGAAGATCGGCGTCGACCAGTTCCCGGACGTCGACATCCCGGTCGTCACCGTCACCACCGTCCTCCCGGGCGCGGACCCGGAGTCCATCGAGCGCGACGTGAGCGATCCGCTGGAGGAGGCGCTGAACGGCCTCGCCGGCCTGGAGAGCATGCGCTCGGTGAACGTCGAGTCGGTCTCGCAGGTCATCCTGCAGTTCTCGCTCGAGACCAAGGTGGACGTCGCCGCGCAGGACGTTCGCGACCGGGTCCAGGCGACGCTGTCGAAGCTCCCGGACGACGCCGACCAGCCCATCGTGGAGAAGCTCGACGTCGGCGCCGCGCCCATCCTGACCCTGGCACTGTCCGGCCCGGTGCCGCCGGAGGAGCTGACGCGGCTCGCGGACGACGTGCTGAAGCCGGCTCTCCAGCGGCAGGGCGGGGTCGGCTCGGTCGAGGTGGTGGGTGGGCGCGAGCGCGAGATCCGGATCCTGGTGGATCCGGCCCGGCTCCGCACGTTCGGCGTGGCGGCCTCGGAGGTGGCGCAGGCGGTCCGCGGCGGAAGCGTGGACGTGCCGGCTGGCCGCGCCGAGGATCCGCGCGCCGAGGTGGTGGTGAAGGTGAGCGGCGAGGCGCGCTCGGTGGACGAGCTCCGCGACCTGGTGGTCGCGAACCCGGGCGGCGCGCCGGTGCGGCTCCGCGACGTCGCCGACGTGGTGGACGGGCCGGCCGAGGCGCGGTCGGCGGCGGCCGACGACGGGCGGCCGGCGGTGGCGCTGGTGGTGAAGAAGCAGTCCGGCGCGAACACGGTGCAGGTGGCCGAGCGCGTCACGGGCGCGCTCGCCGGGATGCAGCAGCTGCTCCCGGAGGGCGCCCAGCTCCGGGTCGTCCGAGACAACTCCAAGTTCATCCGCGCCTCCATCGACGGCGTCAAGGAGGACCTCGTCCTGGGCGGCCTGCTGGCGGTGGCCATCGTGCTCCTGTTCCTGCGGAGCTGGCGCACCACCATCGTCTCCGCGCTCGCGCTGCCGACCTCGGTCATCGGCACGTTCGCCGCGATGCACGCGCTCGGCTACACGTTCAACGTCATCACCATGCTGGCGCTGACGCTGTCGATCGGCCTGCTCATCGACGACGCCATCGTGGTCATCGAGAACATCAGCCGGCACGCCGAGCACGGCGAGCCGCCAGTCCGGGCAGCGCACGCGGGGACGAAGGAGATCGCGCTGGCGGTGCTGGCGGTGACGCTCGCCATCCTGGCCGTCTTCGTCCCGGTGGCGTTCATGGAGGGCATCGTCGGCCGCTTCTTCTCGGCCTTCGGCATGACGGTCGCGGTGGCGGTCGCCATCTCCTACCTCGTCTCGATGACGCTCACCCCCATGGCGTCGGCGTACGTGCTCCGCGCGCACGGCGAGCCGGGACGGATCTCCCGCGCCATCGAGCGGGCCCTCGCGGCCGTCGAGCGCTTCTACCGGCGCGTGCTGGGGTGGGCGCTCGACCACGTCCCGGCCACGCTCGCGATCGCCGTGGCGCTGCTGGTCGCGACGGTGGGCCTGGGCCGCTTCCTGCAGTTCACGTTCATCCCGGCGCAGGACATGAGCGAGCTGAAGGTGACGCTGGAGCTCCCCGCGGGCACGCCGCTCGAGCGCACCGCGCGCGAGCTGGAGGCGCTGCGCGCGCAGCTCGCCGCCGTGCCGGGCGTCACGCACGTGTTCACCACCGCCGGTGGCGGGGTCCAGGAGGAGGTGCACAAGGGCGAGCTGACCGTCACCGTGGTGCCGATCGCGGAGCGCTCGTACTCCCAGGAGGACGTGAAGGCCTGGCTGCGCAGCGGGCTCCGCCGCCCGGCCGACGCGCAGGTGGCGGTGCAGGACATCGCGATGCTGGCGGGCAGCGGCTCGCGGCCGCAGCCGGTGCAGTTCAACGTCCGCGGCCAGGACTGGGCGGAGGTCGTCGCGGCGGCCGAGAAGGTCCGCGCGCACATGGGCGCGAGCCCGCTATTCTCCGACGTGGACTCCACCTACCGCCCCGGCAAGCCGCAGGTGACCGTGCGGGTCGACCGCGAGCGGGCCGCGTCGCTCGGCATCCCCGTGGCGACGCTCGGCACCTCCGTCCGCGCCTACCTCGGCGGCGACGACTTCGCCAAGTTCCGCCAGGGCACCGACAGCTACGACATCCGGCTGAGGCTCCCGCCCGACGCGCGCGGCGCCGATCGCCTCGGCGAGCTCACGGTGCGGTCCGCGGCGGGCCAGCTGGTGGAGCTCCGGAACGTGGCGAGCCTGGTGGAGGAACCGACCCTGTCGCAGATCGACCGTCAGGAGCAGCTGCGGCAGGTCACGCTGCTCGCGGACCTGCCGCAGGGCGCGAGCCTCGGCGCGGCGATGCAGGACCTCTCGGCGTTCGCCGCGAAGGAGCTGCCGCCCACCGTCATCACCGACTTCGAGGGGCAGGGGAAGGAGCTGGGCAAGACCGCCGGCGCGTTCGTGCAGGCGCTGCTGCTGGGCGTCGTGCTCGTCTACATGATCCTCGCGGCCCAGTTCGGGAGCCTGCTCGACCCGTTCACCATCATGCTCTCGCTGCCGTTCGCGGTGATCGGCGCGCTCGGGGCGCTGCTCGCGACCGGGCAGTTCATGTCCATCTTCGCGCTCATCGGGATGATCATGCTGATGGGCCTGGTGACGAAGAACGGCATCCTGCTGGTCGAGTTCGCGAACCAGCTGCGGGAGCGCGGCCGCTCCGCGCGCGACGCGCTCCTCGAGGCCGGGCCCATCCGCCTGCGGCCGATCCTCATGACGACGGTCGCCATGATCGCCGGCATGGTGCCGGTGGCGCTGGCCCGGGGCGACGGCGCGGAGATGCGGGTGCCCATGGCCATCGCGATCATCGGCGGCCTCGTCACCTCCACCATCCTCACCCTGGTGGTGGTGCCGGTGTTCTACCAGCTCCTGGACCGCCTGAAGCGGCGGCGGCGCGTCGAGCTGCTCGAGTCGCCGCCCGAGGTCGAGCGGCCCACCGGGACGTGA
- a CDS encoding TetR/AcrR family transcriptional regulator, translated as MNDVLDAVLDLLARAGYARMTFDAVAERAGVSKTTVYRRWPTKADLVRAALLRLVDVFPKARDTGTLRGDLIEVARVRLLEDTRGRERAIGLLRANMGVLDDPELRALGRLVTERANQPIVAAVERSIVRGELPRGTDPELVIEPIYATLQFHVFVRSEQPSLAYIEQLVDLVLAGARAGAAVRRAER; from the coding sequence GTGAACGACGTGCTCGACGCGGTGCTCGACCTGCTCGCGCGCGCCGGCTACGCCCGGATGACCTTCGACGCGGTCGCCGAGCGCGCCGGCGTCTCGAAGACCACCGTCTACCGCCGCTGGCCCACGAAGGCCGACCTGGTCCGCGCCGCGCTCCTGCGGCTCGTGGACGTGTTCCCGAAGGCGCGCGACACCGGCACGTTGCGGGGCGACCTGATCGAGGTCGCGCGCGTGCGGCTCCTCGAGGACACGCGGGGGCGCGAGCGCGCCATCGGCCTCCTGCGCGCGAACATGGGCGTGCTGGACGACCCGGAGCTCCGGGCCCTGGGACGCCTCGTCACCGAGCGCGCCAACCAGCCCATCGTCGCAGCGGTGGAGCGGAGCATCGTCCGGGGCGAGCTCCCGAGGGGAACCGACCCCGAGCTGGTCATCGAGCCGATCTACGCCACGCTCCAGTTCCACGTGTTCGTGCGCAGCGAGCAGCCGAGCCTCGCGTACATCGAGCAGCTCGTGGACCTGGTGCTCGCCGGCGCCCGCGCCGGCGCCGCGGTCCGCCGCGCCGAGCGCTGA
- a CDS encoding efflux RND transporter periplasmic adaptor subunit → MIPSRRFLLISTLAAATHLGCSRGDAAALPSAKGEQPALAVRAERPRERLEGETARATGELRAKLQATVSAKVSGTILRVRAQVGDRVRKGDPIVELDPATIAIQLDQARAARKMALAVRDNARSDLARTEQLARADAAAPAVLDKARAGAQQAEASLEQADAQVRLLEQNLRDLVVRAPFDGVVTARPKNVGDYLVTMPPTPVATVVASDALEVRLSVPEGLVDPLKPGAALRGRSIPGGAPFEAKVTSVGATVDPQTRSVEVLADVRAAAGASVGALRSGGLAEVDLGGSSAAQGPFVPAQAVVREGARRFVWVADEGVARRREVQAEPVTPQWTRVRAGLSAGDAVVVEGVAGLIDGARVAVAQ, encoded by the coding sequence ATGATCCCGTCCCGACGCTTCCTCCTGATCTCCACCCTCGCCGCCGCCACGCACCTCGGCTGCTCGCGCGGCGACGCCGCGGCGCTGCCCAGCGCGAAGGGCGAGCAGCCCGCCCTGGCGGTGCGGGCCGAGCGCCCCCGCGAGCGCCTGGAGGGCGAGACGGCGCGCGCCACCGGCGAGCTGCGCGCGAAGCTGCAGGCGACCGTCTCGGCCAAGGTCTCCGGGACCATCCTCCGCGTCCGCGCGCAGGTGGGCGATCGCGTCCGCAAGGGCGACCCCATCGTCGAGCTCGATCCGGCGACGATCGCCATCCAGCTCGACCAGGCCCGCGCCGCGCGCAAGATGGCGCTCGCGGTCCGCGACAACGCCCGCTCCGATCTCGCCCGCACCGAGCAGCTCGCGCGGGCGGACGCCGCGGCGCCGGCGGTCCTCGACAAGGCCCGCGCGGGCGCGCAGCAGGCGGAGGCCTCGCTCGAGCAGGCCGACGCCCAGGTGCGGCTGCTGGAGCAGAACCTCCGCGACCTGGTGGTCCGGGCGCCGTTCGACGGCGTCGTCACGGCCCGCCCGAAGAACGTCGGCGACTACCTCGTGACCATGCCACCGACGCCGGTCGCGACGGTGGTGGCGTCGGACGCGCTGGAGGTGCGCCTCTCGGTCCCCGAGGGCCTGGTGGACCCCCTGAAGCCGGGCGCGGCGCTTCGCGGCCGGAGCATCCCGGGCGGCGCGCCGTTCGAGGCGAAGGTGACGAGCGTGGGCGCCACGGTGGACCCGCAGACGCGGTCGGTCGAGGTGCTGGCCGACGTGCGCGCGGCCGCGGGCGCGAGCGTCGGCGCGCTCCGCTCGGGCGGCCTCGCCGAGGTGGACCTGGGCGGCTCGTCGGCGGCGCAGGGGCCGTTCGTGCCGGCGCAGGCCGTGGTGCGGGAGGGGGCGCGCCGGTTCGTGTGGGTGGCGGACGAGGGCGTGGCGCGGCGCCGCGAGGTGCAGGCAGAGCCGGTGACGCCGCAGTGGACGCGCGTGCGCGCCGGCCTGTCCGCGGGCGACGCGGTGGTGGTCGAGGGCGTGGCGGGGCTGATCGACGGCGCGCGCGTCGCGGTCGCGCAGTAG